GCGGATCACCCGCAATCTCCTCGAACGTATGCGCGGGGCTTGATGCCTGCGGAAGATCGATCCTCCGCAAACCCACACGCCCTCGCTCCAGTCTGGTGCCCACCTCCCAGAGCCCGTCCTTCCGGCCCGTCAACCTTCAACAGCCCCCGTCCACGAACGCGGTGCATCCCGGAGTTGTGGGTGAGGAGGCAGCGAATCGGAGGGACGAGCTCCGCGAGTCCTCAACCCAATGCTCCACACCGTTGCGGCCTTGTGGAACTCGGCCCTCCGAGACGACGCTTCGCATGGTTCGCACCTCTCCCCACAACTCCGGGACGCACGGCCTCGGACGGCCCACTGGGCGGCCGCAGGACTGTCGAGCCCTGCGACCGCCCGGACCGGCCCATTCCCCAGTCAACGAAACGCTCACTCTGCGCCTCGTCGATGGGCCGATCCCATGTCACTTCCGGACAACCCGCCACGGCCACCCCACCGGCCGTGACAGGGTCACCCGGCCGCCGGTTCCGCCGGCCGGCTCTCAAGCCCGGCGCCCGGGCCGGGCTTCGCCAGTCGGAACCAGAGGCAGTTCCCACCCCGGGGCACAACCTCATGCCCGATTTCCCCACTCCATTGGCGTATCATGGTCCGACAGAAAATCAGTCCCAGTCCCGATCGCCCGCGGGCGCGCTCTTCGATCGCCTCGGTCATGGCATGCCAGCGCCCCAGTCCTCCCGGCAGGTGGGCCGGGCCTTGATCCACCACAGAAATGCGGATGGCCGGGCCTTCGTCCTCCAACCGCAGCGTGACCACGGAACCCGGGGGCGCCTGGTGCAGCGCCTGGTCGAGCAGATTGAAGAGGACCCGTTCGAGCTTTTCCCGATGCCCCACCACCTTCCACGCCGGGTTGGTCGGCGGCGACAGCAGCAATTCGAAGGAGACCCCCTTGATCTCAAAACTGTATCGCAGCGACCGCAGGACCGTATGCGCGCAATCGAGCACCTCGGGCGCCGAGGAACTGTCCCGGGAAAACTGCTGCAACGACGTCAGCTCCGCCGCGAAGGACTCGAGCATCTCCCGCAAGGTCGCCTGCTGGCGGTGCGCGGAGGAACCGGCCAGCTTCAGCATGGCGCGCGCCCCGTCGCTCAATCCCGTCTCCCCTTCGAGCAGGCGCAGGCAGTTGGCCACCGTCGCCGTCGGGCCCGCAACGTCATGGACGAGGCAGTGCAGGAGGGTCTCCTTCTCGGTGATCTCTTTCAGCAGCCGCTCATGGGCAAGGGCCAGCTCCCGGGCCTTGCGCAGCACCTTGCACCGCTCCTCGAAATCCACCCCCAGCCCCCGAACCAGCAGCAACGCGACCTCGCCCACCCGCTTGGCCGTGGCCGAAAACGCCACTTCCTCCCGATTCAGCAGTGTCTCGGTCCATGGCTCCGACGTCAGACTGCGCCCGTCCCCCGCCTCCCAGACGGCTTCGGCATCGCGGAGGAAGTGCTCCAGGAACACGAAGGCTTCGGTGGGATCCACCCACTGGCCCCGTTCCAGGGGACCGCCGAGGAGCAGGCTGGCCCACGGCGGTGGCGACCCGGCCACCACGAAGCGGCCCGGCACCGCCCGCTCCAGCACCAGGATCCCCTCGCCGGCCACCACGTCTTGAAACAACGCCTCGTTCATGCGCCAAAACTCATCGCACCCAGGCATCCGCACGCCTCCCCCGCCAAACCGCCGGCTCATGCTGTTTTGACCGCCCCCCCGCCGGCCGCCCGCCGTTCCAGGATCATACCGGCCAACATTTGAAACATCTCTTCCACGCCTTCTCCTGTTCTGGCACTGGTTCGCACGACCTGCCAACCCTGCGCCGCCAGGCGGCGGAGGTCAGCTTCGGTGACCTCCCAGTGTTCCGACAAATCCGCCTTGTTGACCATGACCACAAAGGGTACTGGCCCAGCCTCCATCCGTACCCGCCGCTCCAGCATCAAGGCCTGGTCCAGCGTTATCCGTCGCGTCCCGTCCACCGCCAGCACATACCCGCCCGCCCCTCGCAGATACGTCGCGTTCACTTTCGCGAACTCGTCCTCTCCCGCCATATCCCAGAGGATCATCCGAACATCAAGCCCATTCACTTGCAGAGTCTTGCGGTCGATCTTCACCCCCAGGGTCGCCATGTACCGGTTGGAGAAGATGCCGCGGGTGAAACGGGCCACGGTGCTCGTCTTCCCCACCGCAAACGACCCCACCAGGCAGATCTTGAACTGAAGCATGCTCTCCTGCCTCCCACTCATGGCTCCTCCCATCGCACCGAGAACGTCACGCGCCGGTTCTCCCCAGCCGCTGGCGCCTCCGCCCGCAGCGGCTCGCGCGAACCCATCCCCACCACTTCGATCCGCCCCGCATCCACCCCCAAACCCACCAGCCGGTCCCGCACCCATGCCGCCCTCTGGTAACTCAGCCGGGCATTGACCTCCTCGGAACCCGACCGGTCGGCGTGCCCGGTGACGATCAGCCGGAATGGCCGTCCCCCGTCCGCGGAAGCCGTCCCGATCCTCCGCACCCACGCCGCCACCTCCTGCAGGGTCTCCTCCCAACCCGTCCCCTCCACACGCGTCACCTCGAATCCCAGTCGCAACCGGCCCAAGGCCGCCGCCGCCTCCCCCAGGTCAACCTCCTCCGCCGGGCCCACGACCCGTCCCCTCAGTTCCACCGAGTCCACTCCCGGCAACAACCTCGCCAACGTCCGCACTTCGTCCCACCACGACGCCGGCACCTCCCCGCCCACCTGAAGCACCCCGCCCGACCAGCCGAGTTCCACCCCCTCCGGCGGGCTCAGCCGTGCCCGCGCCCGGCGCACAATCCATTCGGGCTCGATCGCCAGGTACGGGTCCAGGTGCCACTCGACCTCCCCCTCCCGCATTCCCGCCGATCGAGCCAGCTCCGCAGGCTCCCGCGCCAGCGGATCCCGCCATCCCCTGACTTGAAACCGACCCCTGGCCCATTCCGCCCCGGTCACATGCATCCCCGGCTCCGCCCGCACCGCGTCCACCAGCGTCCCCGCCCGACGCCGTGCCCCCCACTCGGACCAACCCCAGTACCCCGCCATCCCCGCAAGTCCCAACGCCACCCCGAGCGCCCGCCACGGAACGCCCCGGCGTCCCCGCCCGACGTACCGCGCCTCGAGGCAGCCTTCCAGTTCAGGACGCAACCGCTCGAAGCCCGCGGCGTCCCCGCTGAACGCCGCCAGCTCCTCCCCCCGCTGCCGGTGCGCCTCCTCGAGGGTCAGCCGCAACCGCTCCCGCAGGCTCCCCGGCGCCTGACCCCGGATGGCCACCGCCAGCACCGCATGCGGCCCCTCTTCGATCCACAGGTTGAAATCCCCCACATGGATCGCATGCAACCCGTCGGCCGGTCCCATGGCGAAGGAATCCCGCACGAAGTCCCGCACCGCCGTCAGCATCCCCGAAATCAGATCCTCGTCTCCCCCCTCCACCCCGGGCGCCGCCTCGTGCAACAGCAGCAACCCCGTGCCGCGATGGATCAGAAAAACCTGTTCCACCCGGTAAACCAGGGTCCGGTACAGCACCACCTCCGC
Above is a genomic segment from Verrucomicrobiia bacterium containing:
- a CDS encoding HAMP domain-containing histidine kinase, with amino-acid sequence MNEALFQDVVAGEGILVLERAVPGRFVVAGSPPPWASLLLGGPLERGQWVDPTEAFVFLEHFLRDAEAVWEAGDGRSLTSEPWTETLLNREEVAFSATAKRVGEVALLLVRGLGVDFEERCKVLRKARELALAHERLLKEITEKETLLHCLVHDVAGPTATVANCLRLLEGETGLSDGARAMLKLAGSSAHRQQATLREMLESFAAELTSLQQFSRDSSSAPEVLDCAHTVLRSLRYSFEIKGVSFELLLSPPTNPAWKVVGHREKLERVLFNLLDQALHQAPPGSVVTLRLEDEGPAIRISVVDQGPAHLPGGLGRWHAMTEAIEERARGRSGLGLIFCRTMIRQWSGEIGHEVVPRGGNCLWFRLAKPGPGAGLESRPAEPAAG
- a CDS encoding OmpA family protein translates to MSESASTPRNGGSSSGDTGVSRLDELRGILLQAERGRLAVIERRLADPAAREEDVSDVLAGAVGRSAVRDGRLAEALRGPVETALRASVRRDPGVLAAAVYPVLGPAIRRAIGEALRRLLESFTHALDHSLSWQGLCWRWEAWTTGRRYAEVVLYRTLVYRVEQVFLIHRGTGLLLLHEAAPGVEGGDEDLISGMLTAVRDFVRDSFAMGPADGLHAIHVGDFNLWIEEGPHAVLAVAIRGQAPGSLRERLRLTLEEAHRQRGEELAAFSGDAAGFERLRPELEGCLEARYVGRGRRGVPWRALGVALGLAGMAGYWGWSEWGARRRAGTLVDAVRAEPGMHVTGAEWARGRFQVRGWRDPLAREPAELARSAGMREGEVEWHLDPYLAIEPEWIVRRARARLSPPEGVELGWSGGVLQVGGEVPASWWDEVRTLARLLPGVDSVELRGRVVGPAEEVDLGEAAAALGRLRLGFEVTRVEGTGWEETLQEVAAWVRRIGTASADGGRPFRLIVTGHADRSGSEEVNARLSYQRAAWVRDRLVGLGVDAGRIEVVGMGSREPLRAEAPAAGENRRVTFSVRWEEP
- a CDS encoding GTP-binding protein, with the translated sequence MLQFKICLVGSFAVGKTSTVARFTRGIFSNRYMATLGVKIDRKTLQVNGLDVRMILWDMAGEDEFAKVNATYLRGAGGYVLAVDGTRRITLDQALMLERRVRMEAGPVPFVVMVNKADLSEHWEVTEADLRRLAAQGWQVVRTSARTGEGVEEMFQMLAGMILERRAAGGGAVKTA